From Paenibacillus sp. PL2-23:
ACGAATTTAAACGGTGCCGCGGTGAAAGCGATGGAGAATAAGCAGGCGCTGCTTGATATTCAGACGCCAATTGCCAATTATAGACTTCCTGCTTCGGAGCTCGGAGTTGAACGCCTCAACGAGCTGCTTGGTGAAGGCGTGCAGGCAGAGGATATGGTAGTACAGATTGTGATTGAGATGAGCGATGCAGAGAAAGTGCTGCTTATGAATGAAGCCGAGGCGAAGGGCGGCTTTCAGGTGCTTACAGCACCTGTAGACTTCAAGATTTACGCCAGCTACCAGGAGAAGACCGTTGAGGTCAAGCAATTTACCGCGTATGTAGAGCGTGAGATTATGTTGCCGGAAGGGACAGACGCCGGTAAAGTAACGACCGCCCTTGTGTTGAATGCCGATGGATCTACGTATCATGTGCCGACTTACGTAACGAGTCGTGATGGGAAGTCGTACGCTGTTATTAATAGCTTGACGAACAGCACGTATACGCTTGTATATAGTCCCAAGTCATTCAAGGACTTGGAGGGTCACTGGGCGCAATCCGTTGTGACGGATTTGGCATCCCGACTTGTTATAAACGGAGTATCCGCGGAGCGTTATTCCCCAGATACTGCTATCACCCGAGCCGACTTTGCCGCGATTGTCATCCGCGCTCTTGGCTTGTCAGAGGCGAATGGAATGTCCGATTTCCTGGATGTAGAGGATGAGGCGCATTATGCAGGGGCCGTTGCAAGAGCCCAGGAGTTTGGGTTAATTGAAGGGTATCAGGATGGAACCTTCCGTCCAGATCAAACGATTACACGGCAGGAAGCTATGGTTATTCTGACTCGTGCCTTTAAACTTGCGGGTCTGTCTACAGAGTGGACCTCGTCAGAGGATCCAGAGTCCAACTTAGCAATGTTCGCGGATCGAGACACCATTGCAGCTTGGGCAAAGCCGGCAGCTGCGACTATGGTTCGCCATCAGCTGGCAATGGGGAATGGCGGCTTTGAGCTTATGCCGGAGAAGGAGCTCACTCGCGCAGAGACGGCAGCTCTGGTGCAACGATTGCTGAAGGCTGCAGAGCTTATCAATGAATAATATTTAGGGAGCCCGTGAGGGCTCCTTCTTTTTGTTCAAATCCTTGTTCAGATTCATTTAAGAAACAAACCTTATGATGACTGCATACTAACAACCCGATATGATAAGGAGTGTTTCAGATGAAATCCAAAACATTACATACAGCAGGTGCCGTTACGATGGCGTTATGGATAACCTTAGCGGCTGCGGGGTGCTCTGAGTCAGGGGAACGCGTGACCGTAACGACAAACCAGGGTTTAGCAGCAGATGGATCGGCACCGGAAGTGATCGTCGGTTCGGAGGAATCGGAGGTTGCTGCGGGGACGACCGTCTCCGAGGTTTCGGACTATTTTAGCGAAAGAGATCTCGTGCAAACGGCAGACCTGGCGAACGCTGCCTCGATTGAACTGGAAAGCGGTCAGGATGTGAGGATCACGGAGGAAGGGGTCTATGTGCTTGGCGGCGATGTCTCCAATGTGACGGTTGTGGTGGAAGCAGCCGACGATGCCAAAGTCCAGCTGGTTCTGGACGGAGTCGCGATAACGAATGTAGATGCGCCGGCTATATATGTGAAGGCTGCCGACAAAGTATTTGTTACGACCACAGACAGCAGCAGCTCTATGGAGGTGACGGGCAGCTATACGGCAGATGGAGAAGGTAATCTGGATGCCGTTATTTTCTCAAGAGCCGATCTGACGCTGAACGGAACGGGGAGCTTGGCTATTATAGCGCCTACAGGCAACGGTATTGCTTCCAAGGATGATCTGAGAATTACTGGAGGCGAATATACCATTGAAGCCGCTGCCGACGGCTTGGAGGCCAATGATGCGATCAAGATTCACGATGGAATCCTCACCATCCAATCAGGCAAGGATGCCTTGCATAGCGAGAATGAAGAGGATGCTTCTCTGGGATATGTCTACATGGAAGGCGGCACCTTGCAGATATCCGCTGTAGACGATGCAATCCGCGCCAACAGCTACGTTCGAATAGATGGAGGCACAATTAACATTGAGATGTCTCAGGAGGGCATTGAAGCTAACTATATTACCATCAATGATGGTCAAATCACGTTATATGCGAAGGATGACGGCATTAACGCGTCGGCGAAGGTTGATGCGCCTGTAGGGATTGAAGTGAATGGCGGAACCATTCATGTAGAGGTGGGCAGCGGTGATACGGACGCATTTGATTCCAATGGCAATCTCTATATTAATGGAGGAATCATAACGGTAGAAGCTTCATCTGCTTTTGACTTTGATGGCGAGGGTGGATTAAACGGCGGCAATGTGACGGTCAATGGCGCAACGATTACCGAGCTAACCGCATCCCGAGGCGGCGGTATGGGGATGGGTATGGGTGGTCGACGATAGCAAAGTGTAAAAAAAGGGGTTCCCTAACGTTAACGTCAGGGAACCCTTTTTGTCGATTTTCCTATTATCCTATCAGGAGAAATATTAAATTTTAAATCAAGGCGTCAAAATATTTACAATTGGACTGGGCAGCAGTATTGATGTAAGCTTGTTGAAAAATATCGCAGAAGCAACAGGCGGCAAGTATTATCACGCGACTACAGCTTCAGATTTGTCCGGCATATTCGAACAGACCTCCTCGGAGACCGTTGATTTGACGAGGGATACGGATGGGGATGGGCTATCGGATTACCACGAGAAGCGGGGCATGCGAGTGAACACGAGCTGGATTACACCGCTTATGATCGAGCGGATACCGATGCCGACGGCCTGGGAGCCAGCTTCTTATTCCATAGGCTGGGAAAAGATATTGGGCCATGGACTGCCAGGGATGAGTACGGCTATCCTCTAACTCCGGATGATGCGTTCGGGTATGAGACCTCAAAACTGCACGCTATTGATTTATTTATTGGAGATTCCATGCTGAAGTATCCGAACACATCCACAATATACTAAGAGTTGGTGAAGCTATGGCTGATTGGAAGCATTATATAATCACGCATAGGAAGCTGTGGTGGGTATATGTGATTTCGATTCCAGTCTCCTTGCTGGGATTGCTTGTGTCTGTCATATTCGTCGTAAGGCTGCTGGAGGCCATGAACGTAAGCGCGAGTGGAAATCTAGCTGGATCAAGCTTTATTGCGGCATTCATAGGCGCATTGCCTGCGCTCTATGCCAACACTGTCGCCGCAAGAGGTTATTCAGGTAAACATGCAGGGGCACAAGTCGCGCTTACTCACTTGATAACGCTGCTTGTATATTTTCTAATCATGTATTTGTGCTTGTACGCGATGATTATCGATTTCAGACGGTGAGTGAAGCGGGAATTCGTATCCGGATACGTTCGAGTGGTAGCCAAGAGTGACACAATAAATGCCCCTCCGCCATGATTGGCAGAGGGGCTGTTCTCATGGGAGCTGAGGAGAATGAACAGCTCCTCTATGGAATATCCTTTGCTCCAATATCCGTCCCCGAGGGCGTTCCTGCGCCGATCAAGTCGCTGCCGGAGGCCAGCTTCAGGAAGCTGCCCAGATTCGGTGAGCCATCCGAGTTCCGCACAAGATATGGCGTCAAGCTGACGAAGTCGGCATCCGAAGCCAGCAGGCCGCCAGCATTCGAACTCTTGTTGTTCTTCCACCAGACATTGCTTCCGGCTACGTCGGTTCCGCTGGTCTTGTCGCTGGAGCCGCCCTTGTAGGAAAGATTGTTCTTGAACTGATGGGTCCCGTTGTCGAACGCGAAGTTGCTTTGGCCATTATTGTACGACGTATTGTTCGTCATTGTGATTGAGCCAGGGTTGCTGTTGAAGGTAAAGCCATGCTTCTTGTTCTGGTAGGCGATGGAGTTCTGAACGATATGATGAACGGGAATGTTCTCGCCGCCCAGCTTGAAGCCGTTGCCATCGCTGTTGCTTGTCGTGCTGCCGGAGGAGGTCTGGCCGTTGTGATGCGCAATGCTGTTCAGAATTGTGACGGGGCCAATTGCGCCGGTGTCCGTCTTGGTATACAGATCCCAGCCATCGTCCGTGTTATAGGCCGCGATGCAGCCATCGAAGACGTTGCCATCCCCGGTGGTCAGCTTCGCGGCGAAGCCGTCGGCGTCTTCTCCATTGTCGGGATCGAAGTTGTCGTGGGAATACGTATTCAACACCAAATTATGGCTAGGCCATTCACTCTTGGCAG
This genomic window contains:
- a CDS encoding carbohydrate-binding domain-containing protein → MKSKTLHTAGAVTMALWITLAAAGCSESGERVTVTTNQGLAADGSAPEVIVGSEESEVAAGTTVSEVSDYFSERDLVQTADLANAASIELESGQDVRITEEGVYVLGGDVSNVTVVVEAADDAKVQLVLDGVAITNVDAPAIYVKAADKVFVTTTDSSSSMEVTGSYTADGEGNLDAVIFSRADLTLNGTGSLAIIAPTGNGIASKDDLRITGGEYTIEAAADGLEANDAIKIHDGILTIQSGKDALHSENEEDASLGYVYMEGGTLQISAVDDAIRANSYVRIDGGTINIEMSQEGIEANYITINDGQITLYAKDDGINASAKVDAPVGIEVNGGTIHVEVGSGDTDAFDSNGNLYINGGIITVEASSAFDFDGEGGLNGGNVTVNGATITELTASRGGGMGMGMGGRR